Proteins found in one Pongo pygmaeus isolate AG05252 chromosome 8, NHGRI_mPonPyg2-v2.0_pri, whole genome shotgun sequence genomic segment:
- the ZNF239 gene encoding zinc finger protein 239 isoform X2, with the protein MLGNYRNFGDLNENSVENLQQETLQDLLHELSFWLVLEGMASTITGSQDCIVNHRGEMDGEPELDISPCQHWGEASSPISRNRDSVMTLQSDCFKNIESETYLPLKVSSQIDTQYSSVKFCKNEPRGHQESKRLFVMEESTERKVIKGESCSGNLQVKLVSDRQELASPLLNGEATCQNGQLEESSDPIDCNCKDIHGWKSQVVSCSHQRAHTEEKPCDHNNCGKILNTSPDGHPYEKIHTAEKQYECSQCGKNFSQSSELLLHQRDHTEEKPYKCEQCGKGFTRSSSLLIHQAVHTDEKPYKCDKCGKGFTRSSSLLIHHAVHTGEKPYKCDKCGKGFSQSSKLHIHQRVHTGEKPYECGECGMSFSQRSNLHIHQRVHTGERPYKCGECGKGFSQSSNLHIHRCIHTGEKPYQCYECGKGFSQSSDLRIHLRVHTGEKPYHCGKCGKGFSQSSKLLIHQRVHTGEKPYECSKCGKGFSQSSNLHIHQRVHKKDPR; encoded by the coding sequence GAGACTTGAATGAAAATTCTGTGGAGAATCTTCAGCAGGAAACACTTCAGGATCTGTTACATGAGCTTTCCTTCTGGCTAGTTTTGGAAGGCATGGCCAGTACAATTACTGGAAGTCAGGATTGTATTGTGAATCATCGAGGGGAAATGGATGGGGAGCCTGAACTAGATATTTCCCCTTGTCAACACTGGGGAGAAGCATCTTCTCCTATTTCCAGAAACAGGGACAGTGTGATGACTCTTCAAAGTGATTGTTTCAAAAACATTGAAAGTGAAACATATTTGCCTTTGAAAGTCTCAAGCCAAATAGACACACAATACTCTTCAGTGAAGTTCTGTAAGAATGAGCCTCGGGGTCATCAGGAAAGCAAACGTCTCTTTGTAATGGAAGAAAGCACTGAGAGAAAAGTGATAAAGGGGGAAAGTTGTTCAGGGAACCTTCAAGTTAAACTGGTGTCTGATAGACAAGAACTGGCCTCGCCATTGTTAAATGGTGAGGCAACTTGCCAGAATGGCCAGTTAGAAGAATCTTCGGATCCCATTGACTGTAACTGCAAAGACATTCATGGATGGAAATCACAGGTGGTCAGTTGTAGTCATCAGAGAGCTCACACAGAGGAGAAACCCTGTGACCATAATAACTGTGGGAAAATACTTAACACCAGCCCAGATGGTCATCCATATGAGAAAATCCACACTGCAGAGAAACAATACGAATGTAGTCAGTGTGGTAAGAACTTCAGTCAAAGCTCAGAGCTACTACTTCATCAGAGAGACCACACAGAagaaaaaccctacaaatgtgagcAATGTGGGAAGGGCTTCACAAGGAGCTCGAGTCTGCTTATCCATCAGGCAGTCCACACAGATGAGAAGCCTTATAAGTGTGACAAGTGTGGGAAGGGCTTCACCAGGAGCTCAAGTCTGCTCATCCATCATGCCGTCCATACAGGCGAGAAACCTTATAAATGTGACAAGTGTGGGAAGGGCTTTAGTCAGAGCTCCAAACTGCACATCCACCAGCGagtccacactggagagaagccctatgaGTGTGGGGAGTGTGGTATGAGCTTCAGTCAGCGCTCAAACCTGCACATCCATCAGCGAGTACACACGGGAGAGAGGCCCTACAAGTGTGGTGAGTGTGGGAAGGGCTTCAGTCAGAGCTCGAACCTTCACATTCACCGGTGCATCCACACGGGAGAGAAGCCTTATCAATGCTATGAGTGTGGGAAGGGTTTCAGCCAGAGCTCGGATCTTCGCATCCATCTCAGagtccacactggagagaagccctatcACTGTGGCAAGTGTGGGAAGGGATTTAGCCAGAGTTCCAAACTCCTCATCCACCAGAGAGTacatactggagagaagccctatgaGTGCAGCAAGTGTGGGAAGGGCTTCAGCCAGAGCTCCAACCTTCACATCCACCAGCGGGTTCACAAGAAAGATCCTCGCTAA
- the ZNF239 gene encoding zinc finger protein 239 isoform X1 — MAWLSYGVEGTGDLNENSVENLQQETLQDLLHELSFWLVLEGMASTITGSQDCIVNHRGEMDGEPELDISPCQHWGEASSPISRNRDSVMTLQSDCFKNIESETYLPLKVSSQIDTQYSSVKFCKNEPRGHQESKRLFVMEESTERKVIKGESCSGNLQVKLVSDRQELASPLLNGEATCQNGQLEESSDPIDCNCKDIHGWKSQVVSCSHQRAHTEEKPCDHNNCGKILNTSPDGHPYEKIHTAEKQYECSQCGKNFSQSSELLLHQRDHTEEKPYKCEQCGKGFTRSSSLLIHQAVHTDEKPYKCDKCGKGFTRSSSLLIHHAVHTGEKPYKCDKCGKGFSQSSKLHIHQRVHTGEKPYECGECGMSFSQRSNLHIHQRVHTGERPYKCGECGKGFSQSSNLHIHRCIHTGEKPYQCYECGKGFSQSSDLRIHLRVHTGEKPYHCGKCGKGFSQSSKLLIHQRVHTGEKPYECSKCGKGFSQSSNLHIHQRVHKKDPR, encoded by the exons ATGGCCTGGCTCAGTTATGGCGTTGAAGGCACTG GAGACTTGAATGAAAATTCTGTGGAGAATCTTCAGCAGGAAACACTTCAGGATCTGTTACATGAGCTTTCCTTCTGGCTAGTTTTGGAAGGCATGGCCAGTACAATTACTGGAAGTCAGGATTGTATTGTGAATCATCGAGGGGAAATGGATGGGGAGCCTGAACTAGATATTTCCCCTTGTCAACACTGGGGAGAAGCATCTTCTCCTATTTCCAGAAACAGGGACAGTGTGATGACTCTTCAAAGTGATTGTTTCAAAAACATTGAAAGTGAAACATATTTGCCTTTGAAAGTCTCAAGCCAAATAGACACACAATACTCTTCAGTGAAGTTCTGTAAGAATGAGCCTCGGGGTCATCAGGAAAGCAAACGTCTCTTTGTAATGGAAGAAAGCACTGAGAGAAAAGTGATAAAGGGGGAAAGTTGTTCAGGGAACCTTCAAGTTAAACTGGTGTCTGATAGACAAGAACTGGCCTCGCCATTGTTAAATGGTGAGGCAACTTGCCAGAATGGCCAGTTAGAAGAATCTTCGGATCCCATTGACTGTAACTGCAAAGACATTCATGGATGGAAATCACAGGTGGTCAGTTGTAGTCATCAGAGAGCTCACACAGAGGAGAAACCCTGTGACCATAATAACTGTGGGAAAATACTTAACACCAGCCCAGATGGTCATCCATATGAGAAAATCCACACTGCAGAGAAACAATACGAATGTAGTCAGTGTGGTAAGAACTTCAGTCAAAGCTCAGAGCTACTACTTCATCAGAGAGACCACACAGAagaaaaaccctacaaatgtgagcAATGTGGGAAGGGCTTCACAAGGAGCTCGAGTCTGCTTATCCATCAGGCAGTCCACACAGATGAGAAGCCTTATAAGTGTGACAAGTGTGGGAAGGGCTTCACCAGGAGCTCAAGTCTGCTCATCCATCATGCCGTCCATACAGGCGAGAAACCTTATAAATGTGACAAGTGTGGGAAGGGCTTTAGTCAGAGCTCCAAACTGCACATCCACCAGCGagtccacactggagagaagccctatgaGTGTGGGGAGTGTGGTATGAGCTTCAGTCAGCGCTCAAACCTGCACATCCATCAGCGAGTACACACGGGAGAGAGGCCCTACAAGTGTGGTGAGTGTGGGAAGGGCTTCAGTCAGAGCTCGAACCTTCACATTCACCGGTGCATCCACACGGGAGAGAAGCCTTATCAATGCTATGAGTGTGGGAAGGGTTTCAGCCAGAGCTCGGATCTTCGCATCCATCTCAGagtccacactggagagaagccctatcACTGTGGCAAGTGTGGGAAGGGATTTAGCCAGAGTTCCAAACTCCTCATCCACCAGAGAGTacatactggagagaagccctatgaGTGCAGCAAGTGTGGGAAGGGCTTCAGCCAGAGCTCCAACCTTCACATCCACCAGCGGGTTCACAAGAAAGATCCTCGCTAA
- the ZNF239 gene encoding zinc finger protein 239 isoform X3, with amino-acid sequence MASTITGSQDCIVNHRGEMDGEPELDISPCQHWGEASSPISRNRDSVMTLQSDCFKNIESETYLPLKVSSQIDTQYSSVKFCKNEPRGHQESKRLFVMEESTERKVIKGESCSGNLQVKLVSDRQELASPLLNGEATCQNGQLEESSDPIDCNCKDIHGWKSQVVSCSHQRAHTEEKPCDHNNCGKILNTSPDGHPYEKIHTAEKQYECSQCGKNFSQSSELLLHQRDHTEEKPYKCEQCGKGFTRSSSLLIHQAVHTDEKPYKCDKCGKGFTRSSSLLIHHAVHTGEKPYKCDKCGKGFSQSSKLHIHQRVHTGEKPYECGECGMSFSQRSNLHIHQRVHTGERPYKCGECGKGFSQSSNLHIHRCIHTGEKPYQCYECGKGFSQSSDLRIHLRVHTGEKPYHCGKCGKGFSQSSKLLIHQRVHTGEKPYECSKCGKGFSQSSNLHIHQRVHKKDPR; translated from the coding sequence ATGGCCAGTACAATTACTGGAAGTCAGGATTGTATTGTGAATCATCGAGGGGAAATGGATGGGGAGCCTGAACTAGATATTTCCCCTTGTCAACACTGGGGAGAAGCATCTTCTCCTATTTCCAGAAACAGGGACAGTGTGATGACTCTTCAAAGTGATTGTTTCAAAAACATTGAAAGTGAAACATATTTGCCTTTGAAAGTCTCAAGCCAAATAGACACACAATACTCTTCAGTGAAGTTCTGTAAGAATGAGCCTCGGGGTCATCAGGAAAGCAAACGTCTCTTTGTAATGGAAGAAAGCACTGAGAGAAAAGTGATAAAGGGGGAAAGTTGTTCAGGGAACCTTCAAGTTAAACTGGTGTCTGATAGACAAGAACTGGCCTCGCCATTGTTAAATGGTGAGGCAACTTGCCAGAATGGCCAGTTAGAAGAATCTTCGGATCCCATTGACTGTAACTGCAAAGACATTCATGGATGGAAATCACAGGTGGTCAGTTGTAGTCATCAGAGAGCTCACACAGAGGAGAAACCCTGTGACCATAATAACTGTGGGAAAATACTTAACACCAGCCCAGATGGTCATCCATATGAGAAAATCCACACTGCAGAGAAACAATACGAATGTAGTCAGTGTGGTAAGAACTTCAGTCAAAGCTCAGAGCTACTACTTCATCAGAGAGACCACACAGAagaaaaaccctacaaatgtgagcAATGTGGGAAGGGCTTCACAAGGAGCTCGAGTCTGCTTATCCATCAGGCAGTCCACACAGATGAGAAGCCTTATAAGTGTGACAAGTGTGGGAAGGGCTTCACCAGGAGCTCAAGTCTGCTCATCCATCATGCCGTCCATACAGGCGAGAAACCTTATAAATGTGACAAGTGTGGGAAGGGCTTTAGTCAGAGCTCCAAACTGCACATCCACCAGCGagtccacactggagagaagccctatgaGTGTGGGGAGTGTGGTATGAGCTTCAGTCAGCGCTCAAACCTGCACATCCATCAGCGAGTACACACGGGAGAGAGGCCCTACAAGTGTGGTGAGTGTGGGAAGGGCTTCAGTCAGAGCTCGAACCTTCACATTCACCGGTGCATCCACACGGGAGAGAAGCCTTATCAATGCTATGAGTGTGGGAAGGGTTTCAGCCAGAGCTCGGATCTTCGCATCCATCTCAGagtccacactggagagaagccctatcACTGTGGCAAGTGTGGGAAGGGATTTAGCCAGAGTTCCAAACTCCTCATCCACCAGAGAGTacatactggagagaagccctatgaGTGCAGCAAGTGTGGGAAGGGCTTCAGCCAGAGCTCCAACCTTCACATCCACCAGCGGGTTCACAAGAAAGATCCTCGCTAA